The Methyloprofundus sp. genomic sequence CCTATCTACAAAAATAGATACCAAAATAAGGAATTATGAACATAATGAAAATACTGTGAAAATAGCCCCTAGTGCTTATGGAATGGCGACTATTCATGATAAAGATATTCTGATTTATTGTATTTCACAACTGATGGCTGGAATTAATCAAGGAGAGACTCCTAGTAGAAAAGTTCGTTTTAAAGCACATGACTTACTGATCACAACAAACCGACCTACTGGAGGAGAAAGTTACAAGCGATTACGGCGGGCATTTGATCGTCTAGCAGGTACACTCATTACAACTAATATAAAAACCAACGGACAAAAAATACTTGAAGGTTTTCATATTATCGACAGTTATAAAGTCGTAATAGATGATCCACAAACTAAGCGTATGGTTGAACTAGAAATCACACTATCAGAATGGCTATACAACTCTGTTTTAGGCAAAGAGGTACTCAGTATTAATCGTGACTATTTTCGCCTCAGGAAGCCCATAGAGCGCCGAATTTATGAAATAGCACGCAAACACTGCGGTAAACAAAAACAGTGGCATATCGGTATTGAGAAGCTACATAAAAAGGTAGGTTCAACAGGGTCGCTTAAAAAATTCAAAGAATCCATTCGCCATATCATAAAATTCAATCATTTACCTGATTACAATATCAGCATCGAACGTGGCAATGTGATCTTTCATTATCATCATTATGAAGAAGAACCCATTGTAGTACACGAAAATCATGATGCATTAATCAAACCCGAAACCATTGAAAAAGCCAGGCGAATTTTAGGACGTACTTTTGATGTGTATGCGATTGAAGCAGATTGGATGCATTGGTGGGAACAATCTGGTAAACCAGAATTACAAAGTCCTGATGGTGCTTTTATTAATTTTTGTAAAGTGAGGATGGAGCAAGAAATACCGTAATACTCTCTATTTATTCAACAATGTCATTCGATAAATCTCATCTAAATCAGAAATGCTAGAAAAAGGGAGTTATTTTCCGTATTGTGGATAACTGTTCCTTTTGCGTTGCTTTTCTTATTTACTTCTTGTTTACTCTTGTTTTCGGCCTCAATCTGGCCTTTTAAATCAATATGTTATAAGTCTAAATATCACAAATCCGTACTGAAATATCACAAATCCGTACTGAAATATCACAAATCCGTACTGAAATATCACAAATCCGTACTGAAATATCACAAATCCGTACTGAAATATCACAAATATAATTATAAGTTACATTTGTGATATTTATAGAACTACAATATACTTTTAATTTTAGTCAAAACCATTTTATTTTTAACGGGTTATTGTGAATAAACTAACGATTTATAAAGGAAATGATTTAATTAGCGCTAACTACAAATTATCTTTAAACGAGCAGCGTTTAATTTTGAGTTGTATTGGACAACTGAAGTCTAATGAACCACTCACTAGTGATATGTGGATAGAAGTATCAATTTCTGATTACGCTAAAGCATTTAACATTGATAATAAAAGAGCTTACATTGAACTAAAAGAAATTGAAAAAAAGCTGTTTGAACGCTATGTTTTTATTGATGCCGAGGCTCTACCAAAAGAGACTAGGCATAACTTCAATGCAAATCATAAAATAAAAACGCGCTGGGTGAGTCATGTTGCTTACAATGCTGAAGAACAAAAAATTGCCATTGGCTTTGCGCCGTTAATTATTCCTTACCTCAGTCAACTGCAAAAAGAATTCACTAAATATAAACTGGAGCATGTTTCCCAAATGAGCTCGATTTATGCGGTTAGAATTTATGAAATATTGGCGCAACATCAATTTAAAGATAAAAAAGAAGTGACTATATCACTGCTGGATTTACGTGAAAAACTACAACTTGAAGACAAATATGCCTTGTTTGGGCATTTTACCAGTCGGGTATTGGTGCCTGCTGAAAAACAAATTAATCAATATTCAAATTTCACGATGCAATATGACTTAATAAAAAAAGGTCGTAAAGTGAATGCAATCCGTTTTAAATTTTTCTTTAAAGAGGGACAGGAAGCCACCAGAGCCTCGAAAAATAATCCATGGCAGCACCCAACAGAAAAAGACATTATCAAGCAAGCACGACCTGGTGAAACCTACCAACAAGTACGCAACCGTCTGGCAGGTAATACATAGGCAAGCAATAAACTTAAAATTGATATGAC encodes the following:
- a CDS encoding plasmid replication initiator RepB produces the protein MNKLTIYKGNDLISANYKLSLNEQRLILSCIGQLKSNEPLTSDMWIEVSISDYAKAFNIDNKRAYIELKEIEKKLFERYVFIDAEALPKETRHNFNANHKIKTRWVSHVAYNAEEQKIAIGFAPLIIPYLSQLQKEFTKYKLEHVSQMSSIYAVRIYEILAQHQFKDKKEVTISLLDLREKLQLEDKYALFGHFTSRVLVPAEKQINQYSNFTMQYDLIKKGRKVNAIRFKFFFKEGQEATRASKNNPWQHPTEKDIIKQARPGETYQQVRNRLAGNT
- a CDS encoding plasmid replication initiator RepA, with product MTEPLLPIRHPEKDLFICDFGEVIPKSDIASMEHPLFSLSTKIDTKIRNYEHNENTVKIAPSAYGMATIHDKDILIYCISQLMAGINQGETPSRKVRFKAHDLLITTNRPTGGESYKRLRRAFDRLAGTLITTNIKTNGQKILEGFHIIDSYKVVIDDPQTKRMVELEITLSEWLYNSVLGKEVLSINRDYFRLRKPIERRIYEIARKHCGKQKQWHIGIEKLHKKVGSTGSLKKFKESIRHIIKFNHLPDYNISIERGNVIFHYHHYEEEPIVVHENHDALIKPETIEKARRILGRTFDVYAIEADWMHWWEQSGKPELQSPDGAFINFCKVRMEQEIP